The following coding sequences are from one bacterium window:
- a CDS encoding HAD family phosphatase, with product MEMKAFIFDLDGTLLDSEVLWCKSMYQLIANRGLPVTDSYATELVFGRSWTDVLALLRRDYPSINEEAWVVEQESQRYYDALHATLDIRIHSSIALLKRLAEHHPVAIVSGSTRRQIAEAIDLMEIREYLQFYLGNEDVPRGKPDPAGFLQAARQFGIDPECCLVFEDSAAGVRAAKAAGMHCIALSRKGQPPADLSLADEILPDLADFNAQAYTTNLGY from the coding sequence ATGGAGATGAAGGCCTTTATCTTTGATCTGGATGGCACGTTGCTGGATTCGGAAGTGCTCTGGTGCAAATCGATGTATCAGCTGATTGCCAACCGGGGCCTGCCGGTGACCGACTCCTATGCCACGGAACTGGTGTTCGGCCGGTCCTGGACGGACGTTCTCGCGCTTCTCCGCCGGGACTATCCCTCGATCAACGAAGAGGCCTGGGTGGTTGAACAGGAGAGTCAACGCTACTATGATGCCCTGCACGCCACCCTGGACATCCGGATTCACAGTTCCATCGCCCTGCTGAAACGCCTGGCGGAACACCACCCGGTCGCCATCGTTTCCGGCTCCACACGCCGGCAGATCGCCGAGGCCATCGACCTCATGGAGATCCGGGAATACCTGCAGTTCTACCTGGGTAACGAGGATGTGCCCCGCGGCAAGCCCGACCCTGCAGGATTCCTGCAGGCCGCGCGCCAGTTCGGGATTGACCCGGAGTGCTGTCTGGTCTTTGAGGATTCGGCGGCCGGAGTCCGTGCCGCCAAGGCCGCCGGCATGCACTGCATCGCCTTGAGCAGGAAAGGCCAACCTCCAGCCGACCTGAGCCTGGCCGACGAAATCCTGCCCGATCTGGCCGATTTTAACGCGCAGGCTTACACAACCAACCTGGGATACTGA
- a CDS encoding ATPase, T2SS/T4P/T4SS family, with amino-acid sequence MNYAGKILAYLGEPNRFSQVLLIAGAPPVEKAGSEFKLVINTVLTPDDIRETLATFASHARRTGSTDMGKQGVFAFGLPKQGRFKIHYLTQRGSDFVSIQRMPFDVPPLESLLAQPAQLALVDDLLAQPAGGILLFTGPAPDTLTHFIYSALARINDHKNMVIYILEQHLSFLLKHKNSIVVQVEVGTDIPTLEEGIRNGLFLAPDLVYVSSPKTPEDFAGLMCAAQAGAIVLVSAIAINEKHLLSSLEQRLQADYSLLRHYIRKTICVTADSAGLISLTDTNTTP; translated from the coding sequence ATGAACTACGCTGGCAAAATTCTGGCTTACTTAGGCGAACCGAACCGGTTTTCACAGGTCTTACTCATCGCGGGCGCCCCCCCTGTGGAAAAAGCCGGTAGCGAATTCAAACTGGTCATCAACACCGTGCTGACCCCCGATGATATCCGGGAAACGCTGGCAACCTTTGCCAGTCACGCCCGGCGTACCGGCTCAACCGACATGGGGAAACAAGGGGTCTTTGCCTTCGGCCTGCCCAAACAGGGCCGGTTCAAAATCCACTATCTGACCCAGCGCGGCAGTGACTTTGTCTCGATCCAGCGCATGCCTTTTGATGTCCCCCCACTGGAAAGCCTGCTCGCCCAGCCCGCCCAATTGGCATTGGTGGATGACCTCCTGGCCCAGCCGGCCGGCGGCATCCTCCTCTTCACCGGACCAGCCCCGGACACTCTGACCCATTTTATCTACTCTGCCCTGGCCCGGATCAATGATCACAAGAACATGGTGATCTACATCCTGGAACAGCACCTCTCCTTCCTGCTGAAACACAAGAACTCCATTGTCGTTCAAGTGGAGGTGGGGACCGACATCCCGACCCTTGAGGAAGGGATTCGCAACGGCCTGTTTCTTGCCCCCGACCTGGTCTATGTCAGCAGCCCAAAAACGCCAGAGGATTTTGCCGGCCTGATGTGTGCGGCCCAGGCGGGCGCAATTGTCCTCGTGAGTGCCATCGCCATCAATGAAAAGCATCTACTGAGCAGCCTCGAACAGCGGTTACAGGCGGATTACTCATTGCTCCGCCACTATATCCGCAAAACGATCTGCGTGACGGCGGACTCAGCGGGCCTGATCTCCCTGACCGACACCAATACAACCCCTTAG
- a CDS encoding glutamine--tRNA ligase/YqeY domain fusion protein, with product MNVPAPTAPSDFVRDIISEDIASGKHQRIVTRFPPEPNGYLHIGHAKAICIDFGTALEFGGECHLRMDDTNPSKETMEYVESIKNDVRWLGFDWGEHFYFSADYFERMYDYTCALIRKGSAYVCELTQEQWKEYRGIPTLPGKESPFRNRPAEESLELFGRMRAGEYPDGTLCVRAKIDMASPNLHMRDPVIYRIMRAHHYRTGDKWCIYPTYDFAHPIEDAIEYITHSLCTLEFEVHRPLYDWVLQQLNMNPTPPRQIEFARLNLTYTVLSKRKLLELVRDGHVKGWDDPRMPTIAGLRRRGFTADAIRNFCKRVGVTKFDGYTDLALLEFCVREELNKSANRAMAVLDPVKVVIENFPEEQVDFLEGFNNPETPEAGVRIIPFTRELYIERDDFREEAAKKYFRLAPGKEVRLRYGFFITCTGFTKDPATGLVSEIRCTYDPATRGGNAPDGRKVKGTIHWVSATQGIPAEVRIYDRLFKEEHPEEVPEGVDYKTNLNPDSLHIVKAIVEPALAKAAPGTRFQFERKGYFIADVLDHRESGPVFNQIVALKDSGPKTEG from the coding sequence ATGAACGTACCGGCCCCCACCGCTCCCTCAGACTTCGTCCGCGACATCATCAGTGAGGATATTGCCAGCGGCAAACATCAACGCATTGTGACCCGGTTCCCCCCCGAACCCAACGGCTACCTGCACATCGGCCACGCCAAGGCCATCTGCATCGACTTCGGGACCGCTCTTGAATTCGGGGGCGAATGTCATCTCCGGATGGACGACACCAATCCCTCCAAGGAAACCATGGAGTACGTGGAAAGCATCAAAAATGATGTCCGCTGGCTGGGTTTTGACTGGGGTGAGCATTTCTATTTTTCGGCGGACTATTTTGAGCGGATGTATGACTACACCTGCGCGTTGATCCGCAAAGGCAGCGCCTATGTCTGCGAACTCACCCAGGAGCAATGGAAGGAATACCGCGGCATTCCCACCCTGCCCGGCAAGGAAAGCCCCTTCCGTAATCGCCCCGCCGAAGAAAGCCTGGAACTGTTCGGGCGGATGAGGGCGGGAGAATATCCCGACGGCACCCTCTGTGTCAGGGCGAAAATCGACATGGCTTCCCCCAACCTCCATATGCGCGACCCGGTGATCTACCGCATTATGCGGGCGCACCATTACCGGACGGGTGACAAATGGTGCATCTATCCCACCTACGATTTCGCCCATCCGATCGAGGATGCTATAGAATACATCACTCACTCGCTGTGCACCCTTGAATTTGAAGTGCACCGCCCGCTTTACGACTGGGTCTTGCAGCAACTGAACATGAACCCCACCCCGCCCCGCCAAATTGAATTTGCCCGGCTGAATCTGACCTATACGGTCCTGAGTAAACGCAAACTGCTGGAGCTGGTGCGGGACGGTCACGTCAAGGGCTGGGATGATCCCCGCATGCCCACCATCGCCGGCCTGCGCCGCCGCGGATTCACCGCGGACGCCATCCGTAATTTCTGCAAACGGGTCGGCGTCACCAAGTTTGACGGCTACACGGATCTGGCCCTGTTGGAATTCTGCGTGAGGGAGGAGCTCAACAAGTCCGCCAACCGCGCCATGGCAGTACTGGATCCGGTCAAGGTGGTCATCGAAAACTTCCCCGAGGAACAGGTGGATTTCCTGGAGGGATTCAACAACCCGGAAACCCCGGAGGCGGGGGTGCGGATTATCCCCTTCACCCGCGAACTCTACATTGAACGCGATGACTTCCGGGAAGAGGCCGCTAAAAAGTATTTCCGGCTGGCGCCCGGCAAGGAAGTGCGTCTGCGGTATGGGTTTTTCATCACCTGCACCGGCTTCACCAAGGATCCGGCCACCGGGCTGGTTTCCGAAATACGCTGCACCTATGATCCGGCCACCCGGGGCGGCAATGCTCCCGATGGGCGCAAAGTCAAAGGCACCATTCATTGGGTCTCGGCAACCCAGGGGATCCCTGCGGAAGTCCGGATCTATGACCGGCTCTTCAAGGAGGAGCATCCGGAAGAGGTTCCGGAAGGAGTGGATTACAAGACCAACCTGAATCCGGACTCCCTCCACATCGTCAAGGCCATCGTGGAGCCGGCGCTGGCGAAGGCCGCGCCAGGCACCCGGTTCCAGTTCGAGCGGAAGGGCTACTTCATCGCCGACGTCCTGGATCACCGGGAGTCGGGCCCCGTCTTCAATCAGATCGTTGCACTCAAGGATTCAGGTCCTAAAACAGAAGGATAA
- a CDS encoding glutamate--tRNA ligase family protein, whose product MSVRVRFAPSPTGQVHIGNIRAAIFNWLFARHHGGQFLVRIEDTDRERSTPEAVETILKAMEWLGLTYDEAPLFQSTQHEQHRLAAEKLLQTGHAYKEDKGGTGQGECIVFRMPGTDMAFHDEVKGDLKKKAADMKDFVIVRSDGSPVFHLANVVDDITQNITHIIRGDDHVENTFRHVALYQALGAPIPHYAHLPMIVNAQGKPYSKRDGAAYVGQFREMGFSAEALFNFLTLLGWSPGENREKMTREEIIAAFTLDRVGSGPAQMDFRKLTHMNGLYLAELPLPVFAAEVRRHLEKLDWGKTIPEPLFLSVCKLMQSRTSLYPQCETWKYFFVDPIEYDEKAVQKTLKKEGVKAALEAIRDALRPCDFSETGIQLAIRQAEATLGLGEGKLNQPLRIAVTGVSIGAGIYEILALMGRERTLARLDTSISIL is encoded by the coding sequence ATGAGTGTTCGCGTACGTTTTGCCCCGAGCCCGACAGGGCAGGTTCACATTGGGAATATCCGGGCGGCCATTTTCAACTGGCTGTTTGCCCGCCATCATGGCGGACAATTCCTGGTCCGCATCGAGGACACCGACCGGGAGCGTTCCACTCCCGAAGCCGTTGAAACCATTCTGAAGGCCATGGAGTGGCTGGGCCTCACCTATGACGAAGCGCCCCTGTTCCAATCCACCCAGCATGAACAGCACCGGCTGGCGGCGGAAAAACTCCTGCAAACCGGCCATGCCTATAAAGAGGACAAGGGCGGCACCGGCCAGGGCGAATGCATCGTCTTCCGGATGCCGGGCACCGATATGGCCTTCCACGATGAGGTCAAGGGCGACCTGAAGAAAAAGGCCGCCGACATGAAGGATTTCGTCATCGTACGCTCGGATGGTTCCCCCGTGTTCCATCTTGCCAACGTGGTGGATGACATCACCCAGAACATTACCCACATCATCCGGGGCGATGATCACGTCGAAAACACCTTCCGCCATGTGGCGCTGTACCAGGCCCTGGGCGCGCCGATCCCCCATTACGCCCATCTGCCGATGATCGTGAATGCACAAGGGAAACCGTACTCCAAGCGGGATGGCGCCGCCTACGTGGGCCAATTCCGGGAGATGGGCTTTTCGGCAGAGGCCCTGTTCAACTTCCTGACCCTGCTGGGCTGGTCGCCCGGCGAGAATCGCGAGAAAATGACCCGCGAGGAGATCATTGCCGCCTTCACCCTGGACCGTGTGGGAAGTGGCCCCGCCCAGATGGATTTCCGTAAACTGACCCACATGAACGGATTGTATCTGGCCGAACTTCCGCTACCGGTGTTTGCAGCTGAAGTTCGCCGGCATCTCGAAAAGCTGGACTGGGGCAAAACCATCCCCGAGCCGCTCTTCCTCTCCGTCTGCAAGTTGATGCAATCCCGCACCTCGCTCTATCCCCAATGCGAAACCTGGAAGTACTTCTTTGTCGACCCGATTGAATACGACGAAAAAGCCGTGCAGAAGACGCTGAAAAAAGAGGGAGTCAAGGCGGCGCTGGAAGCCATTCGCGACGCCCTGCGGCCCTGCGACTTCTCGGAGACCGGCATTCAGCTGGCGATCCGCCAGGCGGAAGCCACGCTCGGCCTGGGCGAAGGGAAACTCAATCAGCCGCTCCGGATCGCCGTCACCGGGGTTTCCATCGGCGCCGGTATCTATGAAATTCTGGCCCTGATGGGACGCGAACGCACCCTGGCGCGATTGGACACCTCTATCAGTATTTTATAA
- a CDS encoding SDR family oxidoreductase: protein MIQTVLVTGASSGIGHDMVRQLCARGVSVFATGRDVARLASLRQETGCFAEPFDLASPEAPAALYAAATAAFGAPPDAVINNAGFNRGKGPVTGITAADLDGHMAVNFRAAALLCGLAMRDMIPRQSGHIINVVSTVVWHKAENYSVYCAAKCALHGFTDCLIKEARPHGIKVTGVYPGGTDTPFRALDRPDYMKSESAARMIVDTLFAPDDVVVHQLTFRPMVEANF, encoded by the coding sequence ATGATTCAGACAGTATTGGTCACAGGGGCCTCAAGCGGGATCGGGCATGACATGGTCCGCCAGCTTTGCGCGCGCGGGGTGTCGGTGTTTGCCACCGGGCGCGATGTCGCCCGTTTGGCGTCACTTCGCCAGGAGACCGGCTGCTTCGCCGAACCGTTTGATCTCGCCTCGCCGGAAGCGCCGGCGGCGCTCTACGCCGCCGCCACGGCCGCGTTCGGGGCCCCCCCGGACGCCGTGATCAACAATGCCGGGTTTAACCGCGGCAAGGGTCCCGTGACCGGAATCACTGCGGCGGATCTGGACGGGCATATGGCGGTCAATTTCCGGGCGGCTGCCTTGCTGTGTGGCCTGGCCATGCGCGACATGATCCCGAGACAATCGGGCCATATTATCAATGTGGTCAGCACAGTGGTCTGGCACAAGGCCGAGAACTACAGTGTGTATTGTGCGGCCAAGTGTGCCCTGCATGGCTTTACCGACTGCCTGATCAAGGAGGCCCGGCCGCACGGCATTAAAGTCACGGGCGTCTATCCCGGTGGCACCGATACCCCCTTCCGCGCCCTCGATCGTCCCGACTACATGAAGTCCGAAAGCGCCGCCCGGATGATCGTGGACACGCTGTTCGCCCCCGACGACGTGGTCGTTCACCAACTCACCTTCCGCCCTATGGTCGAGGCCAATTTCTAA
- a CDS encoding peptidyl-prolyl cis-trans isomerase, which translates to MKRIFPVILLVVLALALGGNAETITLDGVAAYVNDTIVTVGEVNEAIAPSLPQWRQVYEGAELKAKIKESYDEALDDLINAKLILKAYDADTKINKDGVDKYVETKVSDFIQTRFGGDRQEFLKALRDEKISVEEWRRRMRERVIVGMMRGREVESKVVISPKDVHEIYVANPAKFFKDEEMKLRVILIHGSTNTTDSAVRVVSVSNAVVQLKAGADFADMAKKLSEDGKAAEGGDWGWVVTRDLRPELTAPLVSLPTNSLSGVIRMDGDYYLVRLEDRHPAGVLPFEAVRGSIEKELRRKEIRKLTTVWIARLRKDAYIKVIEQAP; encoded by the coding sequence ATGAAACGGATTTTCCCTGTAATATTATTAGTGGTATTGGCGCTGGCGCTCGGCGGTAACGCGGAAACCATCACGCTGGACGGGGTGGCAGCCTATGTGAATGACACCATCGTCACCGTGGGCGAGGTGAATGAAGCCATTGCCCCATCCTTGCCTCAGTGGCGCCAGGTCTATGAAGGTGCTGAGCTGAAAGCCAAAATCAAGGAGTCCTATGATGAGGCGCTGGACGACTTGATCAATGCCAAACTGATCCTCAAGGCCTATGATGCGGATACCAAGATCAACAAGGACGGGGTTGATAAATACGTTGAGACCAAGGTCAGTGATTTCATTCAAACTCGTTTTGGCGGGGATCGGCAGGAGTTTCTCAAGGCGCTGCGGGATGAGAAAATATCCGTGGAGGAATGGCGCCGCCGCATGAGGGAACGGGTGATTGTCGGCATGATGCGCGGACGTGAGGTGGAGTCCAAGGTGGTGATTTCTCCCAAGGATGTCCATGAAATTTATGTCGCGAATCCGGCCAAGTTTTTCAAGGACGAAGAGATGAAGCTCCGGGTGATATTGATTCATGGGTCCACCAATACGACTGATTCGGCGGTCCGTGTAGTCTCCGTGTCCAATGCGGTGGTGCAGCTGAAGGCCGGTGCCGATTTCGCCGACATGGCGAAGAAGCTCTCGGAGGATGGCAAGGCGGCCGAGGGCGGGGATTGGGGCTGGGTCGTCACCCGGGATTTGCGCCCTGAATTGACGGCACCCCTGGTCTCGCTTCCCACCAATTCCCTGAGTGGCGTGATCCGGATGGACGGCGATTATTATCTCGTCAGGCTGGAGGACCGGCATCCGGCCGGGGTGTTGCCTTTTGAGGCGGTGCGGGGATCCATTGAGAAGGAGTTGCGCCGGAAGGAAATCCGGAAGCTGACGACCGTGTGGATTGCGAGGCTGAGGAAAGATGCCTACATCAAGGTGATCGAGCAGGCCCCCTGA
- the rsmA gene encoding 16S rRNA (adenine(1518)-N(6)/adenine(1519)-N(6))-dimethyltransferase RsmA: protein MNLTSPSQVLALLQLRGLTPNTLLGQNFLIDANIRDIILHTADPRPEDVVLEVGPGLGVLTEILVEKAGRVIAVEKDRGFYEYLKEQFPDKDSLSLILGDALDLDSDFFESHKITKLVSNLPYSVGSRILMNVFCLPRPPERVTVTLQLEVAERLSAAIGAEARGLMGVWAQRVYRVETVKVISPSCFCPRPKVKSAVVLLKRLPDSVLNTGDRKMFARLTKESFVFRRKQLATILARVAPKLGFELDHALAVLEAMGVDPRIRPEMLEVGQWQQLADGVGQKGDA, encoded by the coding sequence GTGAATCTCACAAGCCCATCTCAAGTCCTGGCGTTGCTCCAGCTTCGCGGCCTGACCCCGAACACCCTGTTGGGTCAGAATTTCCTGATTGATGCCAATATCCGTGACATCATTCTCCATACCGCCGACCCCCGACCGGAGGATGTGGTGCTGGAAGTCGGCCCCGGCCTCGGCGTGTTGACTGAGATCCTGGTGGAAAAGGCGGGCCGGGTCATTGCCGTGGAGAAGGATCGGGGCTTCTACGAATACTTGAAGGAACAGTTCCCGGACAAGGACTCCCTCTCTCTGATTCTGGGTGATGCGTTGGACCTCGATTCTGATTTTTTTGAAAGCCACAAAATCACCAAGCTGGTTTCGAATCTTCCTTATTCAGTGGGAAGCCGGATCCTGATGAATGTGTTTTGTCTGCCGCGCCCGCCCGAACGGGTGACCGTGACGCTTCAACTGGAAGTCGCGGAGCGTTTGTCGGCGGCGATTGGCGCGGAGGCCCGCGGCTTGATGGGGGTGTGGGCACAACGGGTGTATCGGGTGGAAACGGTCAAGGTGATCAGTCCCTCCTGTTTCTGTCCGCGGCCCAAGGTGAAGTCGGCCGTGGTCCTCTTGAAGCGCCTGCCGGACAGTGTTCTGAATACGGGGGACCGCAAGATGTTCGCCCGGCTGACCAAGGAGTCCTTTGTATTCCGGCGAAAGCAGTTGGCGACCATCCTGGCACGGGTGGCCCCGAAATTGGGGTTTGAGCTGGACCATGCCCTGGCGGTGCTGGAAGCGATGGGGGTGGATCCCCGCATCCGCCCGGAGATGTTGGAAGTGGGACAGTGGCAGCAACTGGCGGACGGGGTGGGTCAGAAGGGGGACGCATGA